CGCCGCCAAAGCAGCGGACCTAAAGGTGGGTAGTGGCCTGGAAGAGGGGGTGGGCCAGGGACCGCTTATTGATATGGCTGGTGTGGAGAAGGTGGAGGAGCATGTCTCCGATGCGCTGGAGAAAGGCGCGCAGCTGCTAACGGGCGGCAAACGGCATTCCCTGGGTGGGACATTTTATGAGCCGACGGTTCTGGTGAATGTCACCCCGGATATGAAAATTGCCAGTGAAGAGACATTTGGCCCGGTTGCCCCGGTCTTCCGTTTCGAAACGGAGGAAGAAGCCATTAAATTGGCGAATGACACGCCTTTTGGTCTTGCGGCCTATTTCTATGCCCGCGATATTGGCCGCTGCTGGCGAGTCGCCGCTGCCCTTGAATATGGGCTGGTGGGTGTGAATGCAGGGATCATCTCCACGGAGGTGGCTCCCTTCGGTGGATGGAAGGAATCAGGTGTCGGGCGCGAAGGCGGCCAGTGGGGCATTGAGGAGTTCCTTGAGATCAAATATGTAGCGATGGCCGGTCTCTGATCTGCCTCGCAGGAGAGGCGAAGACAGGATGAGCGCAGACGACCAGAAGAAACGATCAGCCGAACGCGCGCTCGATTTTGTTGAAGACGGCATGAAGCTCGGCCTTGGGACGGGCTCTACGGCTGAGCACCTTGTGAGGCTCTTGGGAGAAAAGGTCGCAAACGGGCTCAATGTTGTCTGCGTGCCCACATCGGACCGCACTGCGGCGTTGGCAGAGGAACTGAATATTCCCCTTACCACGCTTTCTGACACGCCACACCTCGATGTCACCATTGATGGCGCGGACGAATTCGATGCGCAGTTGCGGCTGGTGAAAGGTGGAGGTGGGGCCTTGTTGCGGGAGAAGATTGTGGCAACCGCGTCGGACTGCATGATTGTAATCACCGATGCCTCAAAGCAGGTCGAGACGCTGGGCGCGTTTCCCTTCCCTATTGAGGTCATTCCGTTCGGGTGTCGAACCACGGAGGAGAAGATCAAGCGTGTCGCCGCAGAATTCGGCTGTATCGGACCGATTGTCCGTCGGGCTGATGAATATGGTGAGCCGTTTCTCACCGACAGTGAGAATTTCATCTATGACTGCCAATTTGGCGCAATTCCTGATCCTGACGGGCTAGCGCAAGCGTTGAACCTGATCCCAGGTGTCGTCGATAACGGATTTTTTATCGGGATTGCGAATGTCGCTATTGTTGGAACCGATGACGGCACACATCTGGTAGAGCCGAAATAGGGTACCTCCGCATCTGAGCGATCCGGAAAAACAAACAAGAGCGTGAAGGGACTGCGCCATGGCTGAGACTAATTTTGATTATGATCTTTTCGTGATCGGCGCTGGGTCGGGTGGTGTCAGAGCGGCTCGCATGTCGGCGTCACATGGAGCAAAGGTCGCCGTCGCCGAAGAATATCGTGTTGGTGGCACCTGCGTCATTCGCGGCTGCGTTCCCAAAAAGCTCTTTGTCTATGCAAGTCAGTTCCATGAAGAGTTTGAAGACGCTGCGGGTTTTGGCTGGACCGTGCCCAAGGCGACGTTTGATTGGACGACATTGCGCGACAATAAAGACAAAGAGATTGATCGGCTCAATCAGATTTACATCCGCAACCTCAACAATTCAGGCGTTGAAATCATCGACAGCCGGGCGGTCCTGAAAGACGCTCATACGGTCCACCTGGTGGGTGAGGACCGGGATGTAACCGCCGACAAGATTCTGATTGCGACCGGGGCCACCGCAAATGTGGATGGCGGGCTTAAGGGCGCTGAGCATGCGATCACCTCCAACGAAGCCTTTCATCTGGAGGCCTTGCCAGAGAAAGTGATTGTCACCGGTGGAGGATATATTGCGGTTGAGTTTGCCGGCATTTTCAATGGTCTCGGCATTGAGACAACACTGCTTTATCGCGGTGAAGAGATTCTGCGTGGCTTTGACGATGACCTGCGGTCGACACTCCATGAAGAGATGGAGAAAAAGGGCATTCGGGTCATCACGGAAACCGTATTCACAGAAATTGAGAAGTCAGGCGACGGCTACATAGCCCATTTGAGCACTGGCGAGGTTTTGGATACAGGGCTTGTCATGTTTGCTATTGGTCGGGACCCGAACACCACAGGTTTGGGTCTTGAAGAAGTTGGCATTGAAATGGGCCGCAAGGGGGAGATCCTTGTCGACAAATATTCGCGTACGAATGTCGAGAACATCTACGCTGTAGGTGATGTTACCGACCGCGCAAACCTGACCCCTATCGCAATTCGCGAAGGGGCCGCCTTTGCGGAGACAGTGTTCAATAACAACCCGCAGGCCGTCGATCACGCCATCATTCCAACAGCCGTCTTCTCACAGCCTGAGATCGGTACTGTCGGGCTCACAGAAGAGCAGGCCCGTGCTGAATATTCCGACATTGATATCTATAAGTCGAAATTCAGAGCCATGAAGCACACTCTGTCTGGTCGCGATGAGCAGACAATGATGAAAATTATTGTCGATGCAGCAACAGACAAGGTCGTGGGCTGTCACGTAATCGGGCCGCACTCAGGTGAGATGATCCAGGCCATTGGCATCGCCGTCACCATGGGGGCGACGAAGGCGCAGTTTGATATGACCGTCGCTGTGCACCCGACAGCTGCGGAGGAACTGGTCACCATGAAAGAGAAATGGGTCGCGCCGGAGCTGAAGGCAGCGGACTAAGCGCCCGACCGCAAGCCGCGCAGGACGTCCCTGAGCAGTCCTTGAGCAAATGCAGCGTCAAGGGGCAGGTGGCCGATCAGAACGCGATAGAAGAGCGGGCCATAAATCATGTCGAGTGCAATCTCGATATCCGCATCCACGCGAACTTCCCCGGCGACAATCGCGCGGGTCAAAAGGTCATGTCCTTCGACGCGGCTTTTCAGGATGACCTGATTGCGGAACCCTTTAGCAATTTCACTATCTTGTTCGGCCGCCGCCAGCATGAGCCGCACCTGACCGCCGCGTTTGGTTGCGAATTTGTCGACCACTTTCAAGAGCTGGCGCTCTAGGTCTGCCAGGGGAGAGGCGGTTTCCCGGACATTCGTTTGTGCTGTGTCCGCCTCCATGAGAGTGGCCATGGCGAGCGCCTGGGCATTGGGCCAGGACCGGTAGATGGTGGGTTTCCCGACCTTTGCCCGTGCGGCAACCGCTTCCATCGTCACGGCTGAGATGCCGCCTTCTTCCAGAAGGCCCGCTGCTGCATCCAGGATCGCTCGACGCGCGGCCTCACTGCGAGGTCGTCCGCGTTTTGGTTTTTCGCTCTTGACTCTGTCAATCATTATGAAACACGTACGTAACGTAAATAAATAGTTCCGGCAAGGAGAATGATCATGACCAATGTCATCGCCCACGGTCTGATGCCTTACATCGCCGTCCGAGATGGGGCAGCAGCGATTGATTTCTATACACGCGCCTTTGGGGCAGTGGAAAAATATCGCCTGGAGGATCCGGCAGACGGTCGGATTGGTCATGCTGAACTGACACTGGGTGGATCGACCTTGATGCTGTCAGACGAATATCCGGATTTTGGCGCCATTTCGCCAGAAAGCCTCGGCGGATCGCCGGTGAAATTGCACATCTATGTGGATGATGTGGACAGCGTTTTTGCCGGTGCAATTGAGGCTGGCGGTGTTGAGCTCCGCCCGGTGAAAGACCAGTTCTTTGGCGATAGAAGCGGCATGTTGCAGGACCCGTTTGGCCATACCTGGTTTGTGGCCACCCAGACCGAGGACGTATCGCCAGCCGAAATGCAGAAGCGCTGGGCGGACGGGATGGCTGGCTAGAGCGTTTCCAAGAAAGTACCAAATCTGACTTGGCCGGTTTTCTGTCCGGAAACGCGCCAAATGAGGACAACGTCATCTGGTCACAGACCGGTGACAGAGATTGAAACAGCGAAAGGGACTAACCATCTCAAGCACTTAGCCTTTTCATTGGAACTGATTGGGCCTATAACATCCCGCCTTCCGGGCACACCCTCCCGAAATCCATGATTTGTGTGGAATGGGTAAGCTGGTGTGTTAGAAGGTTCGCGAATAAGTGCTTTATTACAAGAGGTTAGCCATGCCAGACGGCAGCGCATCGAAAAATTGGTCCCCTTCGAGCTGGAGAGAGAAGCCTGTTCTCCAGGTTCCGACCTATCCAGATGCAGATGTGGTGTCAGACGTAGAGGCGACACTTGCGAAATCTCCACCGCTCGTCTTTGCAGGCGAAGCCCGCAACCTAAAGAAGGATTTGGCCGAAGTCTGTGAAGGCCGCGCCTTCCTTTTGCAGGGCGGTGACTGCGCTGAAAGCTTCGCTGAGTTCCATCCGGATAATATTCGCGACACTTTCCGCGTGCTTTTGCAGATGGCAGTGGTGCTCACCTATGCGGCAGCTGTGCCCGTTGTGAAGGTTGGCCGCATCGCCGGTCAGTTTGCCAAGCCGCGCTCGTCAGACAATGAGACGATCGGCGATGTAACGCTGCCAAGTTACCGTGGTGATATCATCAACGGTATTGAGTTCACGGAAGAAGCCCGTGTGCCCGATCCGCGGCGCCAGTTGCAGGCCTACAGCCAGTCCGCAGCGGCTCTCAATCTGATCCGTGCATTTGCAACTGGTGGCTACGCTGATCTCGACTATGTCCACCGCTGGACGCTCGGTTTTGTGGGCGAAGGCGAGGGCAAAAAGCGGTACGAAGATGTCGCGCAACGCATTACCGAAGCGCTCGATTTCATGCGTGCTTGTGGCATTGATGCCGATACCGTACCCCAGCTGCAGACAACGTCATTCTACACAAGTCACGAAGCGCTTCTGCTGGGTTACGAGCAGGCAATGACACGCGTCGACTCGACATCAGGCGATTGGTACGACACGTCAGCGCACATGCTTTGGATCGGAGACCGGACCCGTCAGGCCGATCACGCCCATGTGGAGTTCTGCCGTGGTGTTAAAAACCCGATTGGCATGAAGTGCGGCCCATCTATGGAGTCGGACGATCTGTTGCGCCTGATTGATGCACTGAACCCGGACAATGAGGCTGGTCGTCTGACCCTCATTTGCCGCTTCGGCGCGGAGAATGTTGAGAAACATCTCCCGACGCTTATTCAGGCCGTTGAGAAAGAAGGTCGTAAGGTTGTTTGGTCGTGCGATCCGATGCATGGCAACACGATCAAAGCGTCAACCGGATACAAGACCCGTCCGGTCGACAGGGTGTTGGCCGAAGTGCAGCAGTTCATGAGCGTGCATCGTGATCTTGGAACCCATGCTGGTGGCGTCCATTTCGAGATGACCGGTCAGAATGTGACCGAATGTCTGGGTGGGGCTCAGGCCATTGGTGAAGAAGATCTGTCAGATCGCTACCACACCCATTGCGATCCGCGTCTCAATGCCAGTCAGTCCTTGGAGCTGGCCTTCCTGATTTCCGAAGGCCTGAAGAAGGAACGCGACAGCCGGATGCCGGACAACAATGTCGTTTCGATTTGATCCCAAATGATCTAGTTGAAAAGGGTGGGCTCAGTTCAGACTGGGTCCGCCCTTTTTGTTAGCAGCAGCTGTTGCTGTCGTTTTCCTCGCCAAAGATCACGAAGTGATCGGCATAAGCGCCACTGCGAAGGCGATTGGCGTCTGTGCCTCTGACTTTTATCCGTTCGCCACGCTCATAGGTCAGGCCGATTTCGTCTGTCACCCGCTCCCATGGCCCGGTATAGATGACTTCGATTTCTTCATCCGTCATCGCCGTGTCCGATGGTTTATGTGCCACATAGGTCGCTGATCGATACTCAATATCTTCAACAACCTGCCAGGGCGTCTGTTCAAGCTTGTCGAGCCTCACACCGGCAAATCCTGCCTGCGAGAGAGCATCTGCAAAGCCCTTTTCTGTAAGCGCGCCGCTGATGCAGCCACTCCAGAGTTCTGGATCGTTTTTGAGATGTTCAGGTGAATCCTTGTCAGAAACAATATCCGAGATGGCGATGCGACCGCCCGGTTTCAGGACACGAAAGATCTCCTGAAACAGATGAGGTTTCTCATCGTCTGACACCAGATTGAGCACACAGTTGGAAATCACGACATCGATGCTGTCGTTGGTAATGAGGGGGTGCGTTTGCCGACTCTTGGCAAGATGCGCCTCAAGGTCTTTATAGTCAGCAGCAGATTTTGCTGGGCGCGCACTAAGCCAGGAATCCAGAGCATCAAGGTCAGTCATTAGGTCTTGAATGCGACCATGACGAAACTCGATATTGTCATACCCGAGCTGTTCCACAACGGTGGGTTGTGCACTCCGGGAAAGCTCAAGCATGTCATCATTCATGTCGACACCGATGACTTTGCCCTCAGGCCCCACAATCTGCGCGGCAATGAAACAGATCTTGCCGCCGCCGGCGCCAAGGTCCAGGACCGTTTCACCAGACCGCACATAAGTTGACGGATCTCCACAGCCATAGTCTCTGTCCAGGACTTCCTGTGGGATGATCTTCAGATATTTCGGATCATAGTCGACGGGGCAACAGAGAGCTTCCTCCCGTTCGAATGCCGCTGCCGAGTATCGTTCTGTCACTGATTGCACGGTCGCACCCTCATGTCGTGAATGTTCCAAGATTTTTTCACAGACATGAGAAGAGTGGTACTGAACGAAATTGAATTTTTCGTGAGGAACCTAGCTCACTTTGACAAGGCGCCGTCCGAAGTTTTCCCCTTCAAAGAGGCCTGCAAAAGCAGCTGGTGCGGTCTCAAGGCCCTCGCTGATATCTTCGGTATAGATCAGCTTACCTTGCATAATCCATCCCCCCATTTCGGCTTGGGCATCGCGGAACTGCTTGAAATAGTCAAACACGACAAGCCCTTCCATACGCAACCGATGGGTGATGAAACGCAGCGTGTTGCGAATGCCCCGAGGTTCCGCTTTGTTATATTCTGACACCGCGCCAGAGATGATGATACGCGCACGTTCATTGGTGTTGGCGATGGCCGCGTCCAGCATCTCACCACCCACATTGTCGAAGTAAATGTCGACACCGTCAGGGCAGGCGCCTTTGATCGCGTCTTCCAGGTTCGCCACTTCTTTATAGTTGATGCAGGCATCAAACCCGAGTTCGCCGGTGACATAGGCGCACTTCTCTTTCGAGCCTGCAATACCGACGGTGCGGCATCCCTTCATCTTCGCGATCTGTCCGGCGGTCGCACCAACCGGTCCGGCGGCGGAGGAAATCAGAACGGTTTCGCCTTCCTTCGGTTTACCCAGGTCCTGGAGACCGAAATAGGAGGTAAGGCCTGGAATGCCAAGCACGCCAATGGCCGCAGTGACCCGAAGCGGCCCCTGAAACATGGAAGCGTCAAGCTTGGCAAGACCCCGGCCGTTCGAAAGGGCATGGGACTGCCAGCCGAAACCACCGGTAACCAGGTCGCCGACAGCGAACTTCTCATTGTTGGACTGGACGACTTCACCAACCATGGCGCCCTCAATGACCTCGCCTACCTGCAGCGCTGCCGCATAACTGTCTGCGGAGAGACGAGACCGCATGCCAGGATCAATGGAGATGTATTTGGCCTGGATCAAAAGCTC
The DNA window shown above is from Parvibaculaceae bacterium PLY_AMNH_Bact1 and carries:
- the rpiA gene encoding ribose-5-phosphate isomerase RpiA (Derived by automated computational analysis using gene prediction method: Protein Homology. GO_function: GO:0004751 - ribose-5-phosphate isomerase activity [Evidence IEA]; GO_process: GO:0009052 - pentose-phosphate shunt, non-oxidative branch [Evidence IEA]), which gives rise to MSADDQKKRSAERALDFVEDGMKLGLGTGSTAEHLVRLLGEKVANGLNVVCVPTSDRTAALAEELNIPLTTLSDTPHLDVTIDGADEFDAQLRLVKGGGGALLREKIVATASDCMIVITDASKQVETLGAFPFPIEVIPFGCRTTEEKIKRVAAEFGCIGPIVRRADEYGEPFLTDSENFIYDCQFGAIPDPDGLAQALNLIPGVVDNGFFIGIANVAIVGTDDGTHLVEPK
- a CDS encoding TetR/AcrR family transcriptional regulator (Derived by automated computational analysis using gene prediction method: Protein Homology.), whose protein sequence is MIDRVKSEKPKRGRPRSEAARRAILDAAAGLLEEGGISAVTMEAVAARAKVGKPTIYRSWPNAQALAMATLMEADTAQTNVRETASPLADLERQLLKVVDKFATKRGGQVRLMLAAAEQDSEIAKGFRNQVILKSRVEGHDLLTRAIVAGEVRVDADIEIALDMIYGPLFYRVLIGHLPLDAAFAQGLLRDVLRGLRSGA
- a CDS encoding VOC family protein (Derived by automated computational analysis using gene prediction method: Protein Homology.) — protein: MTNVIAHGLMPYIAVRDGAAAIDFYTRAFGAVEKYRLEDPADGRIGHAELTLGGSTLMLSDEYPDFGAISPESLGGSPVKLHIYVDDVDSVFAGAIEAGGVELRPVKDQFFGDRSGMLQDPFGHTWFVATQTEDVSPAEMQKRWADGMAG
- the gor gene encoding glutathione-disulfide reductase (Derived by automated computational analysis using gene prediction method: Protein Homology. GO_function: GO:0004362 - glutathione-disulfide reductase (NADPH) activity [Evidence IEA]; GO_process: GO:0045454 - cell redox homeostasis [Evidence IEA]) is translated as MAETNFDYDLFVIGAGSGGVRAARMSASHGAKVAVAEEYRVGGTCVIRGCVPKKLFVYASQFHEEFEDAAGFGWTVPKATFDWTTLRDNKDKEIDRLNQIYIRNLNNSGVEIIDSRAVLKDAHTVHLVGEDRDVTADKILIATGATANVDGGLKGAEHAITSNEAFHLEALPEKVIVTGGGYIAVEFAGIFNGLGIETTLLYRGEEILRGFDDDLRSTLHEEMEKKGIRVITETVFTEIEKSGDGYIAHLSTGEVLDTGLVMFAIGRDPNTTGLGLEEVGIEMGRKGEILVDKYSRTNVENIYAVGDVTDRANLTPIAIREGAAFAETVFNNNPQAVDHAIIPTAVFSQPEIGTVGLTEEQARAEYSDIDIYKSKFRAMKHTLSGRDEQTMMKIIVDAATDKVVGCHVIGPHSGEMIQAIGIAVTMGATKAQFDMTVAVHPTAAEELVTMKEKWVAPELKAAD
- a CDS encoding NADP-dependent oxidoreductase (Derived by automated computational analysis using gene prediction method: Protein Homology.), coding for MPTTNRRWVLASRPEGKPAPENFRLEEVELADPGEHELLIQAKYISIDPGMRSRLSADSYAAALQVGEVIEGAMVGEVVQSNNEKFAVGDLVTGGFGWQSHALSNGRGLAKLDASMFQGPLRVTAAIGVLGIPGLTSYFGLQDLGKPKEGETVLISSAAGPVGATAGQIAKMKGCRTVGIAGSKEKCAYVTGELGFDACINYKEVANLEDAIKGACPDGVDIYFDNVGGEMLDAAIANTNERARIIISGAVSEYNKAEPRGIRNTLRFITHRLRMEGLVVFDYFKQFRDAQAEMGGWIMQGKLIYTEDISEGLETAPAAFAGLFEGENFGRRLVKVS
- a CDS encoding 3-deoxy-7-phosphoheptulonate synthase class II (Derived by automated computational analysis using gene prediction method: Protein Homology. GO_function: GO:0003849 - 3-deoxy-7-phosphoheptulonate synthase activity [Evidence IEA]; GO_process: GO:0009423 - chorismate biosynthetic process [Evidence IEA]) gives rise to the protein MPDGSASKNWSPSSWREKPVLQVPTYPDADVVSDVEATLAKSPPLVFAGEARNLKKDLAEVCEGRAFLLQGGDCAESFAEFHPDNIRDTFRVLLQMAVVLTYAAAVPVVKVGRIAGQFAKPRSSDNETIGDVTLPSYRGDIINGIEFTEEARVPDPRRQLQAYSQSAAALNLIRAFATGGYADLDYVHRWTLGFVGEGEGKKRYEDVAQRITEALDFMRACGIDADTVPQLQTTSFYTSHEALLLGYEQAMTRVDSTSGDWYDTSAHMLWIGDRTRQADHAHVEFCRGVKNPIGMKCGPSMESDDLLRLIDALNPDNEAGRLTLICRFGAENVEKHLPTLIQAVEKEGRKVVWSCDPMHGNTIKASTGYKTRPVDRVLAEVQQFMSVHRDLGTHAGGVHFEMTGQNVTECLGGAQAIGEEDLSDRYHTHCDPRLNASQSLELAFLISEGLKKERDSRMPDNNVVSI
- a CDS encoding methyltransferase domain-containing protein (Derived by automated computational analysis using gene prediction method: Protein Homology.); translation: MEHSRHEGATVQSVTERYSAAAFEREEALCCPVDYDPKYLKIIPQEVLDRDYGCGDPSTYVRSGETVLDLGAGGGKICFIAAQIVGPEGKVIGVDMNDDMLELSRSAQPTVVEQLGYDNIEFRHGRIQDLMTDLDALDSWLSARPAKSAADYKDLEAHLAKSRQTHPLITNDSIDVVISNCVLNLVSDDEKPHLFQEIFRVLKPGGRIAISDIVSDKDSPEHLKNDPELWSGCISGALTEKGFADALSQAGFAGVRLDKLEQTPWQVVEDIEYRSATYVAHKPSDTAMTDEEIEVIYTGPWERVTDEIGLTYERGERIKVRGTDANRLRSGAYADHFVIFGEENDSNSCC